Within Xanthomonas oryzae pv. oryzae, the genomic segment AACAGGCAGAGGCACAGTTACTTTTACGTAAGCGCATTGCTGGCAGCGTACAAGCGAAGGCTCGACCAGTGGAAGCGCGCCGCTCTATAGCCCCTCTCCCGTCGGGAGAGGGATTGGGGTGAGGGGACGGCGGAAGACAGCAATCCGCGCCCACGCCGCCGAAATGCTCAAAGCAGCAACGCACATCGCATTGCATCGCTGGTAAGCCAATCAGTCGGCCGACCGATATCACACAGCCACCGTCAGCCAACTGCACTAGGGCCTGTTAACATTAATGTCTCGAGCGATTAAACTATTGGGCATGGAGATCACGCCAGCACAATTTGCACTCATCGAGCATTGCCTACCTTTGCAACGCGGCAATGTCAGCATGACCAACCTGCAGGTAGTCAACGCCCTTCTTTACGTCGCAGAGCATGGCTGCAAATGGCGCGGTCTGCCCGAGCGCTTTGGCAACTGGCATACGGCTTAGACTCAATCTCCAAGTGCAACACCCTCTCAGCAGTTAGGGTATGCACATGTCAAAAAGCTATCAACACCTCAGTGCGGAAGAGCGCGCAATGCTCCAGATCGAGAGGACGCGCGGTCAAAGTGTGCGCGCGATTTCCAGGATTTTAGGCAGGAGCCCGTCGACATTGAGTCGGGAATTGGCCAAGCAGGACAGTACCACCTATTGCGCGCGCAGTGCGTGCAAGCGCTACCGCGCACGGCGTCAGCTTAGAACCTGTTCACGATCTCCTGAGCAGCAGTGCCAGGAACGCCAGGTGGATGAACTGCAAGCTGGTATTGAGCCTTCGCTCGCAGTTCTTCCATAGCCTCCGGTTCTTCTCCAGCCAGGCAAAGCTGCGTTCGACACTCCAGCGCTTGGGCATGACCTTGAAGGTATGCAGCTCGCTGCGCTTGGCAATCTGTACGGTGACATGCTTGCCCAGAATGTCCTGTACGCCCTCGGCGAAGGGATCTCCGGTGTAGCCGCTGTCGCACAGCAGGCGTTTCACCCGACCTAAACCCGATCGGCAGCGTTTCAATGCCTCCAGCGCACCTTGACGATCGGTGACTTCCGCCGTGGTCACCGCAACGGCATGTGGAAAGCCTTGCGTATCCACCGCGATGTGGCGCTTGATCCCCGATACCTTCTTGCCCGCGTCATAGCCTTTCTGGCCGGCTGTATCACTGTTCTTCACGCTCTGCGCGTCCACGATCAAGAACGTACTGCAGGCCTTGCGCCCCTGTTTCTCGCGGGCCGCGCCAACCTGATTTTTTAGGCTCTCTTGAATTTCAAGTGGGTTGCCGGGCATGCGGGTTGAACGTTTGGAAGTCCAGCTTGCCGGCAATCAGGAAGATGACGGTCTTGATGGTGGACAGGCGTTTGAAGCCGCGAGCTCTGCGCTTGGCGGACTGGAACAGGCCATTGATGGCTTCAAGGAAGCCGTTGGTCTGACGGGTCTGCGCCCAGGCGACGATGCCGTCCATGTGGCGGCGCACGAGGGCTGCGACTTCCTTCATCGCCTCGACCTTGGATCGCATCACGCAGACGCACCAGTGCTTGAGCATCTCGCGCATCACGTTGATCTGCTTTCGGTCAAGCGCCTCGCGCAACTGCTCCTTGTAGAGCCACGCGCGGGCCGTCCGTGTGAGCTTGGGTGCCGTGATCAGCCCGTGCAATGCTGCGCCGGCCGTCGGTTTGAGGCTGAAGACATCCTTGAGCAGCGTCCAGCGCATGCCCTTGAGGGACTTCTCGGTGCGCTGCTCGATGCGCCTGGTTTTGTCCACGGCCGCGTTCGCATGTCCGACAACGTGGAACTTGTCGAAGGTGATCTGCGCGTTGGGCAACTGGTCGCTTACGCCCTTGATGAACGCGGGCGACATGTCGATGCTCACCGAGGTGATCTGTTCGGGAGGGCAGCCATGAGCTGCCAGATCGGCAGCCAGCGCCTTCACGGCTTTGGCGTCCCGCCCCTCAGTCACGAAGATCACGCGTCGCGCCTGGGCGTCGGCAGCCAAGGTCACATAGTCGTGGCCGCGAGCGCGCGACGTCTCGTCGATGGCCAGCGACGTGACGTCGCTGAAGTCGGCCTGCTCCAGGGCCATCTCGACATAGCGGTTGCACACCTGCATGCACCGGTACGCCGACTCGCCCACGATGCGCGCAACGGCCGCGAACGGCATCTGCTGCGACAACATCAGCACCAGCGCCTCGAACAACAGCGTGAAGCCCGACAACCGCCCAGCGAAGTCCGGCTCGACCAGGCGAACCGATCCGTCCCCAAGCTTCACACGCGGCGTGCGAACCTTCAGGTAGCACTCGTGCTGGAAAAAGTTCAGGTGCCGGTAGGTCTTGACCACGGTGTCATGAACCGGATGCAGCCCCTTTTGGCCCGATACCTTGAACCTCGTGCCCGGCTTGAAGTCCACCGGCACCGTCAACACCTTGGTCGCTTCGTCGAACTCGACCGCGCCTACCGACCACGGCGCGCCGATCCCCAGCGCCGCTTCAAACACCTTGGCCGTCATCCCAATCCCCGCGTCAGTGGTAAACCAGCCGAAATCCTACCCACTCAAATTTTCAGAGAGCCATTTTTTAAGCGCCCGCTCCAGCAGGCTCATTCCTTCATCGTCCACTTCGCTCCACTTGGCAAAGTAGGAATGCACCGTGCGCCACTTCGGAAAGTCACTGGGCAACGCACGCCACGGGCACCTTGTCCGTAGCAGATACAGCACTGCGCACCACACCTCATACATATCCACTGTCACAGGCTTGGTGCGCTTGCGGGCTTGCTCCAGAATCGGGCGGATTTGCTCGAACCGCTCACGGCTCAGGTCACTTGGATCGTTCTTCTCGCGCATTCGTGGAGTTTGCACGGTTTGAATAAGATTGTGAACAGGTTCTTAGCGTCCGGCAGCGGCGACTGACGCCAGGAACGCCGTTATTCCAGCTGGTGCGAGATCATCTGGTGCTATAGCGCTGGTCGCCCCAGCAGATTGCTGCCAA encodes:
- a CDS encoding helix-turn-helix domain-containing protein — encoded protein: MLQIERTRGQSVRAISRILGRSPSTLSRELAKQDSTTYCARSACKRYRARRQLRTCSRSPEQQCQERQVDELQAGIEPSLAVLP
- a CDS encoding ISL3-like element ISXoo13 family transposase, coding for MTAKVFEAALGIGAPWSVGAVEFDEATKVLTVPVDFKPGTRFKVSGQKGLHPVHDTVVKTYRHLNFFQHECYLKVRTPRVKLGDGSVRLVEPDFAGRLSGFTLLFEALVLMLSQQMPFAAVARIVGESAYRCMQVCNRYVEMALEQADFSDVTSLAIDETSRARGHDYVTLAADAQARRVIFVTEGRDAKAVKALAADLAAHGCPPEQITSVSIDMSPAFIKGVSDQLPNAQITFDKFHVVGHANAAVDKTRRIEQRTEKSLKGMRWTLLKDVFSLKPTAGAALHGLITAPKLTRTARAWLYKEQLREALDRKQINVMREMLKHWCVCVMRSKVEAMKEVAALVRRHMDGIVAWAQTRQTNGFLEAINGLFQSAKRRARGFKRLSTIKTVIFLIAGKLDFQTFNPHARQPT